A window of the Kosakonia radicincitans DSM 16656 genome harbors these coding sequences:
- a CDS encoding site-specific integrase, with product MAFYTVEKRIKSDGTLRYRCTVGVKKAGKYIYRENRTFGKLSLAKAWGISRVSHIESNGIPSDDQSPKVTLGELIQKYTSHPNIKYGRSKADVLKLISRSPVANVAVSDLSAGTLIEHCEQRRACGAGAATVAQDLAYIGSVLKAAKPIFNIDADLQAYSLARQNLTQMKVIGPTQKRSRRPTREESEQIIAGLRNREMTSYKKVPFSDIFLFSILTCMRIGEVCRIQWEDVDMQQKAVLVRDRKDPRKKAGNHMLVPLLGESWDILQKQPKISERVFPFNSRSVTQTYRQVRDKLGIEDLRYHDLRREGASRLFESGFTIEEVAQVTGHKSLNILWQVYTELFPKSLHVRLEQLKKERHGQV from the coding sequence ATGGCTTTTTACACGGTAGAGAAAAGAATCAAATCAGACGGCACCCTGCGCTACCGTTGCACTGTTGGGGTGAAAAAGGCTGGGAAATATATCTATCGTGAGAACAGGACATTTGGAAAATTGTCTCTCGCAAAAGCATGGGGAATAAGCAGGGTTTCGCATATAGAAAGCAATGGGATCCCTTCCGATGACCAGTCACCAAAAGTGACGCTGGGTGAACTTATACAAAAATACACAAGCCACCCAAACATAAAATACGGACGTTCAAAAGCTGATGTACTAAAACTGATATCCCGATCACCTGTAGCCAACGTTGCAGTTTCTGATTTGTCAGCAGGTACACTCATTGAGCATTGCGAGCAACGACGGGCCTGTGGTGCAGGTGCTGCGACGGTAGCACAAGATCTGGCTTATATTGGTTCTGTCCTTAAAGCGGCTAAACCGATTTTTAATATTGATGCAGACCTGCAGGCATATAGTCTGGCCAGGCAAAACCTTACGCAAATGAAAGTTATAGGGCCAACACAGAAGAGAAGTCGGCGCCCCACGCGCGAGGAATCTGAACAGATTATTGCCGGCTTAAGAAACAGAGAAATGACCTCCTATAAAAAAGTCCCTTTCTCTGACATTTTTTTATTTTCCATACTAACCTGCATGCGTATTGGGGAAGTTTGCAGAATTCAATGGGAAGATGTCGATATGCAGCAAAAGGCTGTTCTGGTCAGAGACAGAAAGGATCCGAGAAAGAAAGCCGGAAACCACATGCTGGTACCATTACTTGGAGAATCCTGGGATATATTGCAGAAACAACCAAAAATCTCAGAAAGAGTATTCCCCTTTAACAGTCGAAGTGTCACGCAAACATACCGCCAGGTGCGCGATAAGCTCGGTATAGAAGATTTACGCTATCACGATTTACGCCGGGAGGGCGCCAGCAGGCTATTCGAGTCAGGTTTTACCATTGAAGAAGTAGCCCAGGTCACAGGACATAAGTCACTGAATATCCTTTGGCAGGTTTATACCGAACTTTTCCCTAAATCGCTGCATGTAAGACTGGAGCAACTGAAAAAAGAAAGGCACGGACAGGTTTAA
- a CDS encoding phage protein, with protein sequence MTELFGRAYHLEITSAEGNKLICDPPTQVRFLITNMPQDSVATAMIMIYGVSSEYRQLIQRWDKKRLRYGTVRLSAGYDESSGEIYTGQINSVEVGRDGVSVYLRLNCWSVMWTEASTGKTWGEKARAIEILQDVARSFGKPVQTIGDFSDLPVFNHGYTMAYTSSRAFLDRMKSAWRYDWLLSENRTVIIRDGATRPTTYEINVDNGMEGAPRWYQKELEVDVRMNHIIQPGDLIKIRSDFWTINYSGMYNTGLNDMANIQRRTGSFRVLSTTHQGDLWGDDWRTTLRCLWSTAQ encoded by the coding sequence ATGACTGAATTATTTGGACGCGCATATCATCTGGAAATTACGTCAGCGGAAGGTAATAAGCTGATTTGCGACCCGCCCACGCAGGTTCGGTTCCTCATTACCAACATGCCGCAGGACAGCGTGGCGACAGCCATGATCATGATTTATGGCGTCTCCAGTGAATACCGGCAGCTCATACAGCGCTGGGATAAAAAGCGCCTCCGTTATGGAACTGTGCGCCTGTCTGCCGGGTACGATGAATCTTCAGGTGAAATTTATACCGGGCAAATAAACAGCGTCGAAGTAGGGCGGGACGGCGTTAGCGTCTATTTACGGCTCAACTGCTGGTCAGTGATGTGGACTGAAGCGTCCACAGGTAAAACCTGGGGGGAGAAAGCGCGCGCCATCGAGATTCTTCAGGATGTGGCGCGTTCATTCGGGAAGCCGGTGCAGACGATAGGCGATTTTTCCGATTTGCCGGTTTTCAACCACGGTTACACAATGGCCTACACCTCCAGCCGCGCGTTCCTCGACAGAATGAAATCGGCGTGGCGCTATGACTGGTTATTATCTGAAAACCGGACGGTGATCATCCGCGATGGAGCTACGCGTCCGACGACGTATGAAATCAATGTCGATAACGGCATGGAGGGCGCGCCGCGCTGGTATCAAAAAGAACTGGAAGTGGATGTTCGGATGAATCACATCATACAGCCCGGGGACCTGATCAAAATTCGCTCTGATTTCTGGACCATTAACTACAGCGGCATGTACAACACGGGTCTGAATGACATGGCGAATATTCAGCGCCGCACGGGCTCGTTTCGCGTACTGTCCACCACGCATCAGGGGGATCTCTGGGGTGATGACTGGCGAACGACATTACGATGCTTATGGAGCACCGCCCAGTGA
- a CDS encoding Gp138 family membrane-puncturing spike protein, which translates to MKNTNPLFSAVQSAGMSIISDLMIGMPGHVIAFNADTQRAQVECGIQRQMPDGTLETLPLLVNVPVRFSGSPEWAVFHELPAGTEGYIHFSQRSVDAWLDMGGPAQPVGPEMFSASDAFFSPGYRSAKTAIPGLPSCGIGISNRDGSVCLHLTDGGIVLTCGGQTLELTASGLTHNGINIGSDHIHGGVEKGGSNTNGPQ; encoded by the coding sequence GTGAAAAATACCAATCCGCTATTCAGCGCTGTCCAGTCTGCCGGGATGAGTATTATCAGCGACCTTATGATCGGTATGCCCGGTCATGTCATTGCCTTTAACGCTGACACGCAACGTGCGCAGGTTGAGTGCGGCATTCAGCGCCAGATGCCCGATGGAACGCTCGAAACCCTGCCACTGCTGGTTAACGTACCTGTCAGATTCTCCGGATCACCAGAGTGGGCTGTTTTCCATGAACTTCCCGCTGGCACAGAAGGGTATATCCATTTCAGTCAGCGGTCGGTTGATGCGTGGCTGGATATGGGCGGACCGGCACAACCTGTCGGGCCTGAGATGTTCAGCGCCAGTGACGCGTTTTTCTCGCCCGGCTACCGCTCAGCAAAAACGGCCATTCCTGGATTGCCGTCCTGCGGGATCGGCATAAGCAATCGCGATGGTTCGGTTTGCCTCCATCTGACCGACGGCGGCATTGTGCTGACGTGTGGCGGGCAAACGCTGGAACTCACCGCGAGTGGGCTAACACACAACGGTATCAACATCGGAAGCGACCACATTCATGGCGGTGTTGAGAAAGGCGGAAGTAACACCAATGGCCCACAGTGA
- a CDS encoding discoidin domain-containing protein yields the protein MPSITELNEFTADIPLLELDTPARGYDGVDIGPDNEQAQRLANRTKWLKQRVDNLLTAQVRSVNGKSGTVTLTVSDVGADPAGTADSLLTAHENDADPHPQYFSEARGDVRYVQVSLANTANGWLQLDASGKIPAAQLSAIASRYVAAADQTARLALASSANLTICAQADIDTLFYLNGGANPAVAANWVQGQSATVSGVSSVFGRTGAVTAQAGDYSADQINETADRKFVTPAEKSAWSAKQDVLVSGSNIRSLFGLSLTGSGNLAPTPAQMGAAATQHTHAVADIADFTQQTQALIVNSLEAGAGITLGQSPVSGKTIISASGSGAGGGGGYIVVDRAGATAGQVHSFSFAPQSGFNLCAYALKSEQGQQNKSYTQDAFPAGSEAGFNTTADIVFNAKLGLITQLNYVTAAEGGLFSAEVLKKGKSLVLSTNADNSIVPKMTANNAPAGYTVSASSVYDSGSPAYSAFDRVATTAWVTLSGPTQWIQIKLPEAKKVNRFRITNRTVSQPFQNNPKTFALYGSNDGTNFTLLANGTSTSNVGDAQTTVTIPAPAAWLYYRLTVTAVFQSGSVTLGELELLGDPSTRFLLNGSDGKYYTVVSGALSEVVGAIDGTVIANQGVASVTLTEAMQQQLGDSYKLVTGESVEISGVLTPDDQIALPLELTGASAWSTINSATITASLTGAGAARVAVTRDLTDYVVFDGTAWISIGALTADTAGAEKLIAQGMTAAAVSALTAAQWAQLWPAGVPDRLAFAYALHIADAAADKAEITGNVLSVNEVSAWKLQTPAEVEIRWYADSVSFKTLTAGDYKLAYQIPD from the coding sequence ATGCCGAGTATCACCGAACTGAATGAATTCACCGCCGACATCCCGCTGCTGGAGCTGGATACGCCCGCGCGCGGATACGATGGTGTGGATATCGGCCCGGATAACGAGCAGGCGCAGCGGCTGGCGAACCGCACGAAATGGCTGAAACAGCGCGTCGATAACCTGCTGACGGCGCAGGTGCGCTCCGTCAACGGTAAATCCGGTACCGTCACGCTGACTGTGAGTGATGTCGGCGCGGACCCGGCGGGAACGGCGGATAGCCTGCTGACGGCGCACGAAAACGATGCTGACCCGCATCCGCAGTATTTCAGCGAGGCGCGCGGTGATGTGCGCTATGTTCAGGTGTCACTCGCGAACACCGCCAACGGCTGGCTGCAACTGGACGCGTCCGGAAAAATTCCGGCGGCGCAGCTCTCCGCCATCGCATCCCGTTATGTTGCTGCTGCTGACCAGACCGCACGTCTGGCGCTGGCGTCGTCGGCAAACCTCACTATCTGCGCTCAGGCGGACATCGACACGCTATTTTACCTCAATGGCGGCGCTAACCCGGCAGTGGCGGCAAACTGGGTGCAGGGCCAGTCAGCCACGGTTTCCGGCGTGTCATCTGTATTCGGGCGCACCGGGGCCGTGACGGCACAGGCGGGGGATTACAGCGCTGACCAGATTAACGAGACGGCTGACCGGAAATTTGTTACCCCGGCAGAGAAATCGGCATGGAGCGCAAAGCAGGATGTGCTGGTGTCCGGGAGCAACATCCGCTCGCTGTTCGGTCTGTCGTTGACCGGCTCCGGTAACCTGGCGCCGACGCCAGCGCAGATGGGCGCTGCCGCCACACAGCACACGCACGCCGTCGCCGATATTGCTGATTTCACGCAGCAGACTCAGGCGCTCATCGTTAACTCGCTGGAAGCGGGGGCCGGCATCACGCTGGGGCAAAGTCCGGTCAGCGGGAAAACTATCATCAGCGCCTCCGGCAGTGGTGCCGGTGGTGGTGGTGGTTATATCGTCGTGGACCGCGCCGGTGCCACAGCAGGCCAGGTGCATTCCTTCAGTTTTGCCCCACAGTCCGGTTTTAATTTATGTGCCTACGCACTGAAGTCCGAGCAGGGGCAGCAGAATAAGTCATACACTCAGGACGCTTTCCCCGCAGGCAGTGAGGCCGGTTTTAATACCACGGCGGATATCGTCTTTAACGCTAAACTGGGGCTGATCACACAGCTAAATTACGTCACCGCTGCGGAGGGTGGCCTGTTCAGCGCGGAGGTGCTTAAAAAGGGAAAATCCCTCGTGTTGTCCACCAATGCGGACAACAGCATCGTTCCCAAAATGACAGCCAACAACGCACCTGCCGGATATACGGTGAGTGCAAGCAGTGTATATGATTCAGGCTCTCCGGCTTATTCTGCGTTTGACCGGGTAGCCACTACTGCATGGGTGACATTATCCGGCCCGACGCAATGGATTCAGATCAAATTACCTGAAGCTAAAAAAGTGAACCGCTTCAGGATCACAAACCGGACTGTGTCACAGCCCTTCCAGAATAACCCCAAAACATTTGCCCTGTACGGAAGCAATGACGGCACAAACTTTACCTTGCTGGCCAACGGGACAAGTACCAGTAACGTCGGTGATGCGCAGACAACAGTCACTATTCCGGCCCCGGCCGCCTGGCTTTATTACCGGTTAACGGTGACCGCCGTATTCCAGTCCGGGTCTGTGACCCTGGGTGAACTCGAGCTGCTGGGCGATCCTTCCACCCGGTTTCTGTTAAACGGCAGTGACGGCAAATATTACACCGTGGTCAGCGGTGCGCTGTCAGAGGTCGTCGGTGCGATTGATGGTACCGTCATCGCAAATCAGGGCGTGGCCAGCGTTACCCTGACGGAGGCTATGCAGCAGCAACTGGGGGATTCATACAAACTGGTTACCGGCGAAAGCGTGGAGATTAGCGGGGTGTTAACCCCCGACGACCAGATTGCGTTGCCGCTGGAACTGACAGGCGCGTCAGCATGGAGCACGATCAACAGCGCGACCATCACAGCCAGCCTGACCGGCGCTGGCGCAGCACGGGTGGCCGTGACCCGGGATTTAACCGACTACGTTGTTTTTGACGGTACCGCATGGATCAGTATCGGGGCACTGACTGCCGATACCGCGGGGGCCGAAAAATTAATCGCTCAGGGAATGACAGCCGCAGCAGTGTCAGCTCTCACTGCCGCCCAGTGGGCGCAACTGTGGCCTGCGGGTGTGCCTGATAGGCTGGCTTTCGCTTACGCGCTGCATATTGCCGATGCGGCAGCCGATAAAGCGGAAATCACCGGCAATGTGCTCAGTGTGAACGAAGTTTCCGCCTGGAAGTTACAGACGCCTGCGGAAGTGGAAATCCGCTGGTATGCGGACAGCGTCAGTTTCAAAACTCTCACTGCCGGTGATTACAAACTGGCGTATCAAATCCCGGACTAA
- a CDS encoding tail fiber protein: MDQKFFRVPFASFGDRQTIPDAAPTNGSVSYPSGWGPDYAKDPGADASAKPVEREAMNAVLNAITGAIRQYQTNGYPEWITTANNNGAAFGYDAGVVVDYNGDLYLSLVSNNTATPGADATKWQLYIQREATEQEALAGDGSVQVMTPRRVKQLADYLDDQLHQTITTAMAPFILPVGAIILWGNTTPPEGWLELNGQTFDTAENPELAALYPSGRVPDWRGNFVRAWAHGSSVDPDSNRAILSFQSDAFRKHYHYSRWLGFDNVGSLNGLGDAGGPGGFRYAGGDDPNWHNSPNADLLTGGDETRPKNVAAMYIIKTDKAESEVGAETPSAIVISPASVTLNAGTSQQFTGTILPSALAAGYPVSWSVSDPSLGSINSSGLYTAAAGKSGTQTIIASISTGLTATAAVTQQLYLTSIDIGVVPAGLLAGNSYPLTINYSPANYTETVNSASTDASVATLSADGTLTVSGAGTATLSLTGASSGITDSITITAMEEVIQETRLLIANNLSEIAAGGGDAQADARENLGLGVLATKDALTAADTGAVPQDTQSLGTADLNTVVSPGRKFQSLTGYATTERHYPVSLAGMLDVIRTTETGIRQIYYPYNTTDVYHRYCEDATAATPVFSNWSLNGAGDYLDAENNLSDVADAATARQNIGVSYTISTDAAPADASGYAAGHIWYQIEES; this comes from the coding sequence ATGGATCAGAAATTTTTCCGAGTACCGTTCGCATCGTTCGGTGACCGACAAACCATCCCGGACGCGGCACCCACTAATGGCTCCGTGAGCTATCCCTCAGGCTGGGGGCCTGACTACGCAAAAGATCCGGGTGCGGATGCCAGTGCAAAACCCGTTGAGCGCGAGGCCATGAACGCGGTGCTGAACGCCATTACCGGCGCGATTCGTCAGTACCAGACGAACGGCTATCCCGAGTGGATTACTACCGCGAACAATAACGGGGCTGCTTTCGGTTACGATGCGGGCGTGGTGGTGGATTATAACGGCGATCTGTACCTGTCGCTCGTCAGCAACAACACCGCAACGCCGGGTGCTGATGCGACGAAATGGCAATTGTATATTCAGCGTGAGGCAACCGAACAGGAAGCTCTGGCCGGTGATGGCAGCGTGCAGGTGATGACGCCACGCCGGGTAAAACAACTGGCCGACTATCTGGATGACCAGTTACATCAAACTATTACTACAGCAATGGCTCCATTCATTCTGCCGGTCGGGGCAATCATCCTGTGGGGAAACACCACGCCGCCGGAAGGCTGGCTTGAACTGAATGGCCAGACGTTTGATACCGCAGAGAACCCGGAACTGGCCGCGCTGTACCCGTCCGGGCGCGTGCCGGACTGGCGCGGTAATTTTGTGCGTGCATGGGCGCACGGGTCATCCGTTGATCCGGATTCAAACCGTGCGATTCTGTCATTCCAGAGCGACGCGTTTCGTAAGCATTATCATTATTCCCGCTGGCTTGGCTTTGATAACGTGGGCAGTCTGAACGGTCTGGGAGATGCTGGTGGACCAGGAGGCTTTCGCTATGCCGGTGGTGATGACCCCAACTGGCATAACTCTCCAAATGCCGATCTGCTGACTGGCGGCGATGAAACCCGTCCGAAAAACGTTGCGGCGATGTACATCATCAAGACTGACAAAGCTGAATCGGAAGTCGGTGCGGAAACACCCTCTGCCATTGTCATCAGCCCTGCATCGGTGACGTTGAACGCGGGAACCTCGCAGCAGTTTACCGGCACGATTTTGCCGTCGGCGCTGGCGGCGGGTTATCCGGTGTCATGGTCAGTATCCGATCCGTCACTGGGCAGTATCAACAGCAGCGGGCTGTATACCGCGGCGGCGGGCAAATCCGGTACCCAGACCATCATCGCCAGTATTTCCACTGGCCTGACGGCAACAGCCGCTGTCACGCAACAGCTTTACCTGACCTCGATCGACATCGGTGTGGTACCTGCAGGCCTGCTGGCCGGTAACAGCTATCCCCTGACCATCAACTATTCACCGGCAAATTACACAGAGACGGTTAACTCCGCGTCCACGGATGCCTCTGTGGCGACGTTATCCGCCGATGGTACGCTGACAGTCAGCGGTGCGGGCACCGCCACATTGTCACTGACCGGGGCCAGTTCCGGCATCACGGATTCGATCACGATCACGGCAATGGAAGAGGTTATTCAGGAAACCCGGCTTCTGATTGCCAACAACCTGTCCGAAATTGCGGCCGGTGGCGGGGATGCGCAGGCGGACGCGCGCGAAAATCTGGGCCTGGGGGTGCTGGCAACGAAAGACGCCCTGACGGCGGCCGATACTGGCGCAGTTCCTCAGGATACACAATCGCTCGGAACGGCGGATTTGAACACTGTGGTTTCTCCGGGTCGTAAGTTCCAGTCCCTGACGGGCTATGCCACCACGGAACGGCATTACCCCGTTTCGCTGGCGGGCATGCTGGACGTTATCCGGACCACGGAAACCGGCATCCGACAGATTTACTACCCGTACAACACCACGGACGTTTATCACCGCTACTGCGAGGACGCCACGGCGGCCACACCGGTATTCAGCAACTGGTCATTAAATGGTGCGGGGGATTATCTGGACGCTGAAAATAACCTTTCTGACGTGGCCGATGCTGCAACGGCGCGGCAAAACATCGGGGTGAGTTACACCATATCGACCGATGCGGCCCCCGCAGACGCGAGCGGATACGCTGCTGGTCATATCTGGTACCAGATTGAGGAAAGCTGA
- a CDS encoding MFS transporter encodes MTLTSVLSTKDKIGYGLGDMASALVWQTATLFLAYFYTDVFGLPAAIMGTMFLVVRVIDAFADPCIGALVDRTQTRHGRFRPWLLWFAIPFGVSCIITFYVPDAGPTAKIIYACVTYAILSFIYSAINVPYCAMPGALTMDPQERHSLQSWRFCLSFIGGLIVTVIALPLVAQLGNGNDQKGYFYAMSMMGVLGILLFFGCFFMTRERYTPHNDSSGSIFSDLKLLAKNSQWRIVFLFNILLLTAVVTRGSATMYYVKYVLQRPEMVFTFIVSGMIAALLGALFSARLLGKFDRVRAYQWTIITFVVFAALIFIIPPTQVWLIFGLNIVFSFIQNLTTPLQWTMFSDVVDYEEHRSGRRLDGLVFSTALFAIKFGLALGGAVVGWVLGAVDYVPNQAQQTASVLTTINALFTLIPCLLFIGMVLLLTRYKLNSQLTNTIARELIRKRDASNSVTTPQTSPDFSNTGVTR; translated from the coding sequence ATGACCCTCACCTCTGTTCTTAGTACCAAAGATAAAATAGGTTATGGCCTCGGCGATATGGCCAGCGCGCTGGTCTGGCAAACGGCCACACTGTTTCTCGCTTATTTCTATACCGATGTTTTTGGTTTACCCGCCGCTATTATGGGCACCATGTTTTTGGTGGTGCGTGTGATTGATGCGTTTGCCGATCCCTGTATTGGCGCACTGGTCGATCGCACGCAAACCCGTCACGGACGTTTCCGTCCCTGGCTGCTGTGGTTTGCGATTCCGTTTGGCGTCAGTTGCATTATCACTTTCTATGTGCCGGATGCGGGCCCAACGGCAAAAATCATTTATGCCTGCGTGACCTACGCGATCCTGAGTTTTATCTACTCCGCGATAAATGTACCGTACTGCGCCATGCCCGGCGCGCTGACCATGGACCCGCAGGAGCGCCATTCCCTGCAATCGTGGCGTTTTTGCCTGTCGTTTATCGGCGGATTGATCGTGACGGTGATTGCGTTACCACTGGTGGCGCAGCTCGGTAACGGTAACGATCAGAAGGGCTATTTTTACGCTATGAGTATGATGGGCGTGCTGGGTATTTTACTGTTCTTCGGCTGCTTCTTTATGACCCGTGAGCGTTATACGCCGCATAATGACAGCTCAGGATCAATATTTAGCGATCTCAAATTACTGGCGAAAAATAGCCAGTGGCGCATTGTTTTTCTGTTTAATATTTTACTGCTTACCGCTGTGGTTACGCGCGGTTCGGCAACTATGTATTACGTCAAATATGTATTACAGCGCCCGGAAATGGTCTTTACCTTTATTGTTTCCGGCATGATTGCAGCGCTGCTTGGCGCATTATTCTCCGCACGTTTGTTAGGGAAATTTGATCGTGTTCGTGCTTATCAGTGGACCATCATTACCTTTGTGGTGTTTGCCGCGCTGATATTTATCATTCCGCCCACACAAGTGTGGCTTATATTCGGCCTCAACATTGTTTTCAGCTTTATTCAGAATCTCACCACGCCGCTACAGTGGACCATGTTTTCCGATGTGGTGGATTACGAAGAGCACCGCAGCGGGCGACGCCTTGATGGCCTGGTGTTCTCGACGGCGCTGTTTGCCATCAAGTTCGGTCTTGCGTTGGGCGGCGCCGTTGTTGGCTGGGTGCTGGGCGCGGTGGATTATGTACCAAATCAGGCGCAGCAAACGGCCAGCGTACTGACCACTATCAATGCGTTGTTTACGCTGATCCCGTGTCTGCTATTTATTGGCATGGTGCTGCTGCTTACCCGCTACAAACTGAATAGCCAGCTGACCAACACGATTGCCCGCGAACTGATCCGCAAACGCGACGCCAGCAATTCAGTGACAACCCCACAAACTTCCCCGGATTTCAGTAACACAGGAGTGACCCGATGA
- a CDS encoding baseplate J/gp47 family protein — protein sequence MAEITKDGAVAQTLNAYLTVMRQRYLDIDDGWNINPESPDGLIIAAWCETLANLDEAVINAYHSADPNSAVGQQLDRIAAFAGITRQDATFSTATVVFTGTPLVEIPAGTLVRNRITGTLWATDTTIPTSNAGIATVSVTCATAGAVGANSDNLSIIATPVGGITSVTNPDSASLGADEETDDTFRIRRNESVALPGNNQIDNIYAALVNLDGVKKVRIYENVDDAPDENGVLGHSMAIFIDGGAVDEIVSTLAVRKSPGCGLNRYNTGIPNRISIDTTTPGGNPFNATFFRPEYVSAHVRVEIVSDSLSGVNDDEIKQAIIDYSLQGFPETNGFAKQGFRIGETIGAGRLYTPVNKIVGSDDYVAAITVGSSAGDVTHGIIPIAFNQLAVFSMDAIEVSYATP from the coding sequence ATGGCGGAGATCACCAAAGACGGCGCGGTGGCTCAGACGCTGAATGCGTATCTCACCGTAATGCGTCAGCGCTATCTGGATATTGATGATGGCTGGAATATCAACCCGGAATCACCTGATGGATTGATTATTGCGGCATGGTGCGAAACGCTGGCAAATCTTGATGAAGCTGTTATTAACGCCTATCACTCTGCTGACCCGAATTCAGCGGTTGGTCAGCAACTCGATCGCATTGCGGCATTCGCGGGTATTACGCGGCAGGACGCCACGTTCTCCACGGCTACGGTGGTGTTCACTGGCACGCCGCTTGTGGAGATCCCCGCAGGTACGCTGGTGCGTAACCGCATAACGGGGACGCTGTGGGCCACCGATACGACGATCCCGACCAGTAACGCCGGAATTGCGACGGTAAGCGTGACGTGTGCCACTGCCGGTGCGGTGGGGGCCAACAGTGACAATCTGTCGATCATTGCCACGCCAGTTGGCGGAATCACATCCGTCACTAATCCGGATTCCGCATCGCTGGGCGCGGACGAGGAAACAGATGATACGTTCCGGATCCGGCGCAATGAGTCCGTGGCGCTACCCGGTAATAACCAGATTGACAATATTTATGCCGCATTGGTCAATCTCGATGGCGTAAAAAAGGTGAGAATTTATGAAAACGTCGATGATGCCCCGGATGAAAACGGCGTGCTGGGCCATTCGATGGCGATTTTCATTGATGGTGGCGCTGTGGATGAGATTGTGTCCACGCTGGCGGTGCGAAAAAGCCCCGGTTGCGGGCTGAATCGCTATAACACGGGGATTCCGAACCGGATCAGCATCGATACAACAACGCCAGGCGGAAACCCCTTCAATGCGACGTTCTTCAGGCCGGAATATGTATCCGCTCATGTCCGTGTGGAAATCGTCTCTGATTCGCTGTCCGGCGTCAACGATGATGAAATCAAACAGGCAATCATCGATTACTCGCTGCAAGGCTTTCCTGAAACAAACGGATTCGCAAAGCAGGGGTTTCGTATCGGCGAAACCATCGGTGCGGGCCGCCTGTACACGCCAGTAAATAAAATTGTTGGCAGTGATGATTACGTTGCTGCGATCACCGTCGGGAGCAGCGCTGGCGATGTAACTCACGGCATCATTCCGATCGCCTTTAACCAGTTGGCCGTGTTCTCGATGGACGCGATTGAGGTGTCTTATGCAACACCGTAA
- a CDS encoding DUF2612 domain-containing protein, with protein MQHRNKALTRAYWQYKNAPKLIALLLALPDIAQAGIEDQLAKIQVMLDIDSAEGEQLNICGRIAGYTKRPVGTFYPLCAPAAVSDDLFRRMIKAKIFKNNSIATIDEIKRATDYILNTAARILDGQDMTMRPVFYEYLDVGSQKLVADYDLIPRPQGVGMRQARTLTYRPFGFGQHYSNFRAPFWHGDGVKFYAGLQLVLIWSGDVVSGTLTANPGITVSDIDVTLIYTASGISTFQSAITDTEGRFTVTPPVAEPFSVIARAQVWTPLCEWEGVESAEVTTNIFHNGAVTHNGLHTHRG; from the coding sequence ATGCAACACCGTAATAAGGCGTTGACGCGGGCTTACTGGCAGTACAAAAACGCGCCGAAACTGATTGCGCTGCTGCTGGCGCTGCCGGATATCGCGCAGGCCGGCATTGAGGATCAGTTGGCGAAAATACAGGTCATGCTGGATATCGACAGCGCGGAAGGTGAGCAACTCAATATTTGTGGCCGCATTGCGGGGTACACCAAACGGCCGGTCGGGACATTTTACCCGTTATGCGCACCTGCGGCGGTGAGTGATGATCTTTTCCGCCGGATGATCAAAGCAAAAATTTTTAAAAACAACAGCATCGCGACGATTGATGAAATCAAACGCGCTACTGATTACATCCTGAATACGGCGGCGCGAATACTGGATGGCCAGGATATGACCATGCGTCCGGTATTTTACGAATATCTGGATGTTGGTTCGCAAAAACTCGTTGCTGATTACGATCTGATACCCCGCCCGCAGGGCGTCGGGATGAGACAGGCCCGCACCCTGACTTACAGGCCTTTCGGTTTCGGCCAGCACTACAGCAATTTCCGCGCGCCGTTCTGGCACGGTGATGGCGTTAAATTTTATGCCGGGCTGCAACTGGTGCTTATCTGGTCCGGTGATGTGGTATCCGGCACGCTGACGGCAAATCCCGGTATCACCGTTTCAGATATCGATGTGACGTTGATTTACACCGCATCCGGTATCAGCACTTTCCAGAGTGCGATCACGGATACAGAAGGGCGGTTTACCGTCACGCCGCCAGTCGCTGAGCCGTTCAGCGTCATCGCCCGCGCGCAGGTCTGGACGCCGCTCTGCGAATGGGAAGGCGTTGAGAGTGCAGAAGTAACAACGAACATTTTTCACAACGGGGCCGTGACACATAACGGCCTGCACACCCACAGAGGTTGA